Proteins encoded in a region of the Isosphaeraceae bacterium EP7 genome:
- a CDS encoding DUF1552 domain-containing protein gives MIQPTRRTMLRGMGAALALPWMESFSGVARGAAKAAVKPPVRMCCWYVPNGVHLPTWFPQNEGTLVDLPDTLKPLSFAREYLNCFHGLTHNSAMTNGDTEGCGHGQGSASFLTGSQAYKTQDAVKVDISVDQLYARHVGNATRFPSLELGCESARSGNAFGYSGTYKTHISWRTPTSPAPYEMNPKVVFDRLFTKGSSSLTQATVADRDFYRKSMIDYVLADANRIRSRVAKADQRKLDQYLTGVREVERRIQHVATSSEQPGAEFPRPAGIPEDFDDHLKLMCDLMVLAFQTDSTRASTFMLTKEASDRNYPWLGFTDGHHELSHHGGEAEKNRKLREIDRYHISILGYMVEKMMGVEEADGSTLLDNSLVLFGSGISDGDRHDHVNLPAILLGKGGGTMRAGQHQKLRAETPMSNLLLAMLQQAGVPIDRFGDSTEPISGLLA, from the coding sequence ATGATTCAGCCGACACGTCGGACGATGCTTCGCGGGATGGGCGCGGCCCTGGCCCTCCCCTGGATGGAGAGCTTCTCGGGCGTGGCCCGCGGGGCGGCCAAGGCGGCTGTCAAGCCTCCGGTGCGGATGTGCTGCTGGTATGTCCCCAATGGCGTGCACCTGCCGACCTGGTTCCCGCAGAACGAGGGGACGCTCGTCGACCTGCCCGACACCCTGAAGCCGCTCTCATTCGCCCGCGAGTACCTCAATTGCTTCCACGGGCTGACGCATAACTCGGCCATGACCAACGGCGACACCGAGGGATGCGGCCACGGCCAGGGCTCGGCAAGCTTCTTGACCGGCTCCCAGGCGTACAAAACGCAGGATGCCGTCAAGGTCGACATCTCGGTCGACCAGCTCTACGCCAGACATGTCGGCAACGCCACTCGCTTCCCGAGCCTGGAGCTGGGCTGCGAGTCGGCCCGGTCGGGCAATGCGTTCGGATACAGCGGGACCTACAAGACTCACATCTCCTGGCGCACTCCGACCTCGCCTGCCCCCTATGAGATGAATCCGAAAGTGGTGTTCGACCGGCTGTTCACCAAGGGAAGCAGCAGCCTCACCCAGGCGACGGTGGCCGATCGCGACTTCTACCGCAAGAGCATGATCGACTACGTTCTGGCGGACGCCAATCGGATCCGCAGCCGGGTGGCCAAGGCAGACCAGCGCAAGCTCGACCAGTATCTGACGGGAGTCCGCGAAGTCGAGCGGCGGATTCAGCATGTCGCAACCTCGTCGGAGCAACCGGGGGCCGAGTTCCCCAGGCCCGCGGGCATCCCGGAAGACTTCGACGACCACCTGAAGCTGATGTGCGACCTGATGGTGCTCGCCTTCCAGACCGACAGCACCCGGGCGTCGACCTTCATGCTGACCAAAGAGGCCAGCGACCGGAACTATCCCTGGCTCGGCTTCACCGACGGCCACCACGAGCTGTCGCATCACGGCGGCGAGGCGGAGAAGAACCGCAAGCTGCGTGAAATCGACCGGTATCACATCTCGATCCTCGGCTACATGGTCGAGAAGATGATGGGTGTCGAGGAAGCCGACGGCTCGACCTTGCTGGACAACTCCTTGGTCCTCTTCGGCAGCGGGATCAGCGACGGCGACCGCCACGACCACGTCAACCTGCCGGCCATCTTGCTGGGCAAGGGGGGCGGGACGATGCGTGCCGGGCAGCATCAGAAGCTCCGGGCGGAAACCCCGATGTCCAACCTCCTACTCGCCATGCTCCAGCAGGCCGGCGTCCCCATCGACCGATTCGGCGACAGCACCGAGCCGATCTCGGGCCTGCTCGCCTGA
- a CDS encoding HEAT repeat domain-containing protein, translating to MCIRRPIRAIAIVACVIGYGPFASPGWAVEPTAALLEHLRSGEVEVRRDAAAKIRLAEKNVQREALPVLIELLQKEKDGQVRLAVLDTVTYLGPDAEPAVPALVQTLRSDYGGLGKEELHQDYRSALALATVGKPAVEGLRGLLSEKKESVRAEAVMALGRIGPNAEAAVKDLIPLLGHTSERIRREASLALGRIGKPAIGPLVDAASGENLQVRALAVDALGHLPATDDMTRGAVLAAAHDGSPEVRAASTRSLARLGLPEDVVLPIIKENLRDEDELVRLATVDLLVGRPALLQPLVADLEQLLTSKNPGISRHAALLLRRVGPDSARLLLNALARKESRIDQIAEALGQVGRPAVSQLVTSLQDPEPRVRRGAALALGQVRPLAPGVVQLLTAGLNSDDPEMKASFLAAIGSLGPGAAEAVPAVRGLLKDESEEIRLQAISILSRSAPRDERQVGDLAGLLGDPSPRVQRLSIETIRALGPLGRKALGQVIELLKSPSTDVRLASAEFIGSHGQSAESAVPSLLTLLDDPTPAVRSMSAKTLGSLGKASQPALHRLASLLDDGQAEVRSAAALTLGSLELEPEAIRPHLAKALRDTDPDVRKSAMGAIQRLGPPGAMFIPDIILMAEKKENVGAVQRMLRRFERKGPDARSVPELVKQLDHQQEPVRLLAAKFLGLAGTHAQDAIPILEKMRDDPSTEIRKQAEASIEQIKKGSAPS from the coding sequence GTGTGCATTCGTCGCCCCATCCGGGCCATTGCCATCGTCGCCTGCGTCATCGGATACGGACCTTTCGCCTCGCCGGGTTGGGCTGTCGAGCCCACGGCCGCTCTCCTCGAACATCTGCGATCGGGCGAGGTCGAGGTGCGTCGTGATGCGGCGGCCAAGATCCGGCTGGCGGAGAAGAACGTCCAGCGAGAGGCACTTCCCGTCCTGATCGAACTCTTGCAAAAAGAGAAGGATGGCCAGGTACGGCTGGCGGTGCTCGACACGGTTACCTACCTCGGCCCCGACGCCGAACCCGCCGTCCCGGCGCTCGTCCAGACCCTGCGATCCGACTACGGAGGCCTGGGAAAAGAGGAGCTGCACCAGGATTATCGGTCGGCCCTGGCCCTTGCGACCGTGGGCAAACCGGCCGTCGAAGGGCTCCGCGGCCTCCTCTCGGAGAAGAAGGAGAGTGTGAGGGCCGAGGCGGTGATGGCCCTGGGCCGAATCGGGCCCAATGCCGAGGCGGCCGTGAAGGACCTGATCCCGCTGCTCGGTCATACGTCTGAACGGATTCGACGGGAGGCCTCGCTGGCGCTGGGTCGGATCGGCAAGCCCGCGATAGGACCTCTGGTCGACGCCGCATCGGGCGAGAATCTGCAGGTCCGAGCCCTGGCGGTCGATGCACTCGGGCACCTTCCCGCGACCGACGACATGACCCGAGGAGCGGTCCTCGCGGCGGCCCATGATGGCTCGCCCGAAGTCAGGGCGGCCTCGACGAGGTCGCTGGCCAGACTCGGGCTGCCCGAGGACGTCGTGCTACCGATCATCAAGGAGAATCTCCGGGACGAGGACGAACTTGTCAGGTTGGCAACGGTCGACCTCCTGGTTGGTCGACCGGCATTGCTCCAGCCTTTGGTGGCGGACCTGGAACAGCTGCTGACGTCCAAAAACCCGGGGATCTCTCGCCACGCCGCTCTCCTCTTGCGTCGAGTCGGGCCGGATTCCGCCCGTCTGCTTCTCAATGCCCTGGCCCGCAAGGAGAGCCGGATCGATCAGATTGCCGAGGCGTTGGGGCAGGTCGGCCGTCCGGCGGTGAGCCAACTCGTGACATCACTCCAGGACCCCGAGCCCCGCGTTCGCCGGGGCGCGGCCCTGGCACTCGGACAGGTCCGGCCGCTGGCGCCTGGCGTCGTGCAACTCTTGACGGCCGGACTCAATTCGGACGATCCAGAAATGAAAGCCTCGTTCCTTGCCGCCATCGGCTCACTCGGCCCGGGCGCCGCGGAGGCCGTCCCTGCGGTGCGAGGCTTGCTGAAGGACGAGTCCGAGGAGATCCGACTCCAGGCAATCTCCATACTGTCCCGGTCCGCACCGCGCGACGAGCGTCAGGTCGGCGACCTTGCGGGCTTGCTTGGAGACCCGAGTCCCCGGGTCCAGCGCCTATCGATCGAGACGATCCGCGCGCTAGGACCGCTGGGCCGCAAAGCGCTGGGACAGGTTATCGAGTTGCTGAAGAGCCCCAGCACGGATGTTCGCCTGGCCTCGGCCGAATTCATCGGCAGCCACGGGCAGTCGGCCGAATCGGCCGTCCCGTCGCTTCTCACGCTACTCGACGACCCGACTCCCGCTGTCCGGTCGATGTCCGCCAAGACGCTGGGCTCGCTCGGAAAGGCGTCGCAACCGGCCCTTCATCGGCTCGCTTCGTTGCTTGATGACGGCCAGGCGGAAGTCCGTTCGGCCGCAGCCCTGACCCTCGGGAGCCTGGAACTCGAGCCCGAAGCGATCCGTCCCCACCTGGCCAAGGCCCTCAGAGATACCGATCCTGACGTTCGGAAGTCGGCGATGGGGGCGATCCAGCGCCTGGGACCTCCGGGTGCAATGTTCATCCCGGACATCATCCTGATGGCCGAGAAGAAGGAGAACGTCGGCGCGGTTCAGCGCATGCTGCGCCGGTTCGAACGCAAAGGCCCGGACGCCCGCTCGGTGCCGGAACTCGTCAAGCAGTTGGATCACCAGCAGGAACCGGTGCGGCTCCTGGCGGCGAAATTCCTCGGCCTCGCCGGCACTCATGCCCAGGATGCGATCCCCATCCTGGAAAAGATGCGGGACGACCCGAGCACCGAGATTCGAAAGCAGGCCGAGGCTTCGATCGAGCAGATCAAGAAGGGCTCGGCCCCGAGCTGA
- a CDS encoding serine/threonine-protein kinase, producing the protein MQGSEFGHPQGHPEATGSWRPAAADEAPEIGADPPTVRSGNSGSTNVRKGGPVPDPTPLPKPGESLDQFVLEDGIGVGGMGAVYRALDAQLDRYVALKILPPEQAVDPEVVQRFYQEGRAAARLDHENIARVYSIGHDAAIHYIAFEYIDGTTIRQRVDATGPLPVGEAVNFTLQIANALIHASERGVVHRDIKPSNIIVTHQGRAKLVDMGLARRFERGGDEGLTQSGMTLGTFDYISPEQARDPRDVDVRSDLYSLGCTLFHMLAGRPPFAEGTVLQKLIQHQEEPVPEIRDINPDVPSELSAILNRLMAKDRDNRFQTPEQLVRDLLIVAGSMGLRSTSPEGLIWMAPIQSPAWQRHAAWALPTAGLVACLCYLLLRPEPVIIPETQPSQAIPKVADSGAKTQAVTKLVEEPTSPRVGASLGSTLPGLPGEISVDSSQDLWASLVRAPAGSVVVLVDDGPYLLKPMPSDPDLPARLESPDLTIRAGEGVSPLIRLDHTGEPFDFAPSEAVLNVKGGRLNLEGLTIQIDGGRPEQDGQISALQAVDVDLTVRRCSFRRKGPTSPGDRSVGISLTATKRPTAEMKRPPDVEIESCHIEGASAAIHATGPVDLTMHDCTVAAVESILSAENFDQTPTAAEFRLKHVSIAAGTRPVFVFIGESPRVRLDDSVIAPSQSRDPMIDGPLVLVAADHPEQLDWRGRNNLYSKIDTYLLPSRGAGVLTFKDWLAYGPSTRESNSIARQGPDWRVGNPLETLARTDRDTTHAFQLVDVPVKLPGVGVTRGPHATAEAVASTARDATSDARNPRAGGTSQPASLKDRILAAIPTGALLPDTQPSKTVIRDNPIGDAGAKGSPSPPTVPIEPGGGVLGASEPEAGRTETTIRPDGSSRKVPPGLTPPSPRPGAIVRTDRGALAGVEPASDYPLIRTAEQFVELLGRPEARGGTVMIASNANLELPSTTVRASGSWKIRGEAGKTRPRFTFRPEPGDAAKGAVWPAWLHLVSGRLKLEGIDIVLPDVAADGIKRGVFSVAPGTDLTLDVCTITVEGTRGPSAVFLIHGEGPTRDAATEPEPPAATVGVSNSLIRTGGVLVDVAAGRRVDLELNNSVVGTGGPMVAGHGLPRGKPVERIKIELRQVTARAIGGLVELKGTDQDPELPTADVLARDSILATTSEGDPLFRVSGPDSLEMLRDRIKWEGHAVAYHQIRTYRIDESLKPGGQPKFYDRTGWDDAVSLSDSAPSHDKLKFTGDWDSGQPPWSLRLDDVKLAPGATMATSGPELQRIPSPPAR; encoded by the coding sequence ATGCAGGGTTCCGAGTTCGGGCACCCCCAGGGACATCCGGAGGCAACCGGGTCGTGGCGACCGGCTGCGGCCGACGAGGCTCCCGAGATCGGGGCCGATCCCCCCACGGTCCGATCGGGCAACTCCGGCTCGACCAATGTCCGCAAAGGCGGGCCCGTACCCGACCCGACCCCGCTGCCCAAGCCCGGCGAGTCGCTGGACCAGTTCGTACTGGAGGACGGCATCGGCGTCGGCGGCATGGGGGCGGTCTATCGGGCCCTCGATGCCCAGCTCGATCGCTACGTTGCGCTGAAGATCCTGCCACCCGAACAGGCGGTCGACCCCGAGGTCGTCCAGCGGTTCTATCAGGAAGGGCGGGCCGCGGCCCGGCTCGACCACGAGAATATCGCCAGGGTCTATTCCATCGGGCACGACGCGGCGATCCATTACATCGCGTTCGAGTACATTGACGGCACGACGATCCGCCAGCGAGTCGACGCCACAGGGCCCCTGCCGGTCGGCGAGGCGGTCAATTTCACGCTCCAGATCGCCAATGCGCTGATCCACGCCTCGGAACGCGGGGTCGTGCACCGCGACATCAAGCCGTCGAACATCATCGTGACGCACCAGGGGCGAGCCAAGCTTGTCGACATGGGCCTGGCGCGAAGGTTCGAGCGCGGGGGCGATGAAGGGCTCACCCAGAGCGGGATGACGCTCGGGACGTTCGACTACATCAGCCCCGAGCAGGCCCGCGACCCGCGCGACGTGGACGTCCGCAGCGACCTCTACTCGCTGGGCTGCACCCTATTCCACATGCTCGCCGGGCGTCCCCCGTTCGCCGAGGGAACCGTTCTTCAGAAGCTGATCCAGCATCAGGAAGAGCCGGTCCCCGAGATCCGCGACATTAACCCGGATGTCCCTTCCGAACTGTCGGCCATCCTTAACAGGCTGATGGCCAAGGACCGAGACAATCGCTTCCAGACCCCCGAGCAACTGGTCCGAGATCTCCTGATCGTCGCCGGGAGCATGGGATTGCGGTCGACGAGCCCCGAGGGCCTCATCTGGATGGCCCCGATTCAGTCGCCCGCCTGGCAACGGCACGCCGCCTGGGCCCTTCCCACCGCAGGGCTCGTCGCGTGCCTTTGCTACCTCCTGCTCAGGCCCGAACCGGTCATCATCCCCGAAACTCAGCCGAGTCAGGCCATCCCCAAGGTCGCCGATTCGGGCGCGAAGACCCAGGCCGTGACCAAACTGGTCGAGGAGCCCACGAGCCCCCGCGTGGGCGCAAGCCTCGGCTCAACACTTCCGGGCCTTCCCGGCGAGATCTCGGTCGATTCGAGCCAGGATCTCTGGGCGTCACTGGTCCGCGCCCCGGCAGGTTCCGTGGTGGTGCTCGTCGACGACGGCCCATACCTGCTCAAGCCGATGCCGAGCGACCCCGACCTGCCGGCGCGACTGGAGTCTCCCGACCTGACGATCCGTGCCGGTGAGGGAGTCTCCCCCTTGATCCGGCTGGACCACACCGGCGAGCCGTTCGACTTCGCCCCGAGCGAGGCGGTGCTCAACGTCAAGGGCGGCCGCCTCAATCTCGAAGGCCTGACGATCCAGATCGACGGGGGTAGGCCCGAGCAAGATGGGCAGATCTCGGCCCTCCAGGCCGTTGACGTGGACCTGACCGTCCGCCGCTGCTCGTTCCGCCGGAAAGGACCGACCTCGCCGGGCGACCGATCCGTGGGGATCTCGCTCACCGCAACGAAGCGGCCGACCGCCGAGATGAAACGCCCCCCAGACGTCGAGATCGAATCCTGCCACATCGAAGGGGCATCTGCGGCGATCCACGCGACAGGTCCGGTCGACCTGACCATGCACGACTGCACGGTCGCGGCCGTCGAGAGCATCCTCTCCGCCGAGAATTTCGACCAGACGCCCACCGCGGCCGAATTCCGCCTCAAACACGTCAGTATCGCGGCCGGGACCCGGCCCGTTTTCGTTTTCATCGGTGAATCACCCAGAGTTCGGCTCGATGATTCCGTGATTGCACCCTCTCAAAGTCGCGACCCGATGATCGACGGCCCGCTCGTGCTGGTCGCCGCCGACCATCCCGAGCAGCTCGACTGGCGCGGGCGGAACAATCTTTATTCCAAGATCGACACTTACCTGCTCCCCTCCAGGGGGGCTGGCGTCCTCACATTCAAGGATTGGCTGGCCTACGGGCCTTCGACCCGCGAATCCAACTCGATTGCCCGGCAGGGCCCCGACTGGCGCGTGGGCAACCCGCTGGAGACGCTCGCCCGGACAGACCGCGACACCACGCACGCCTTTCAGCTTGTTGACGTCCCGGTCAAGCTGCCCGGTGTCGGCGTGACTCGCGGACCGCACGCCACGGCCGAGGCGGTGGCTTCGACGGCCCGCGATGCGACGTCCGACGCCCGTAATCCGAGGGCCGGGGGCACCTCGCAGCCCGCCTCGCTGAAGGACAGGATTCTCGCGGCGATCCCCACCGGAGCCCTTCTCCCCGACACACAGCCGAGCAAGACGGTTATCCGGGACAATCCGATCGGCGACGCGGGCGCCAAGGGCTCTCCGAGTCCGCCCACGGTCCCCATCGAACCCGGCGGGGGCGTCCTGGGGGCATCGGAGCCAGAGGCCGGCCGCACCGAGACGACGATCCGCCCGGATGGGTCGTCTCGGAAAGTTCCTCCGGGACTTACGCCCCCATCCCCCCGGCCAGGTGCAATCGTCCGCACCGATCGAGGGGCTCTTGCCGGCGTGGAGCCCGCTTCGGACTACCCCTTGATCCGCACGGCAGAGCAATTCGTCGAGCTGCTCGGACGCCCCGAGGCTCGCGGGGGGACGGTGATGATCGCGTCGAACGCGAACCTGGAGCTCCCCAGCACGACGGTCCGGGCCAGCGGCTCCTGGAAGATCCGCGGAGAAGCGGGCAAGACAAGGCCGAGGTTCACGTTCCGTCCGGAGCCCGGAGACGCCGCCAAGGGAGCCGTCTGGCCCGCCTGGCTCCACCTGGTATCCGGCAGGCTGAAGCTGGAAGGGATCGACATCGTGCTACCCGATGTCGCCGCCGACGGCATCAAGCGGGGGGTCTTCAGCGTCGCACCCGGCACCGACCTGACCCTGGACGTATGCACGATCACCGTCGAGGGGACCCGCGGCCCCTCGGCCGTCTTCCTCATCCACGGCGAAGGCCCCACGCGCGACGCGGCCACGGAGCCCGAGCCGCCGGCCGCGACCGTCGGTGTCAGCAATAGCCTGATCCGAACCGGCGGAGTCCTCGTCGACGTGGCCGCGGGCCGACGCGTCGATCTTGAGTTGAACAACTCGGTCGTCGGCACCGGAGGCCCGATGGTCGCTGGCCACGGCCTTCCCCGCGGCAAGCCGGTCGAGCGGATCAAGATCGAGCTGCGCCAGGTCACCGCCCGCGCCATCGGCGGCCTGGTTGAGCTCAAGGGAACCGATCAGGACCCCGAGCTGCCGACCGCCGACGTCCTAGCACGCGACTCCATCCTGGCCACCACGTCTGAGGGCGACCCCCTCTTCCGCGTCAGCGGCCCGGACAGCCTGGAGATGCTCCGCGATCGGATTAAGTGGGAGGGGCACGCCGTCGCTTATCACCAGATCCGAACCTACCGGATCGACGAATCGCTCAAGCCCGGCGGCCAGCCCAAGTTCTACGACCGAACGGGGTGGGACGACGCCGTGTCCCTTTCCGACTCGGCGCCCTCGCACGACAAGCTCAAATTCACCGGCGACTGGGACTCGGGCCAGCCTCCCTGGAGCCTCAGGCTCGACGACGTCAAGCTCGCGCCCGGCGCCACGATGGCAACTTCTGGCCCGGAACTCCAGCGAATCCCCAGCCCGCCCGCACGCTGA